The Primulina tabacum isolate GXHZ01 chromosome 7, ASM2559414v2, whole genome shotgun sequence genome includes a window with the following:
- the LOC142551419 gene encoding uncharacterized protein LOC142551419 isoform X1 — MMKATRKSSCCALCENPNLASICPICVNYRLNEYSCHVRLLKSKRDALYSKLTQVLVAKGKADDQHRWRVLQNENLTRLSDNLRLCKEQVSTGKAKMEKISYDLKVKYELLQSAKNTLEKNRVDQLEKYYPNLICTQKLGHMAITSERLHKQAVIIKQICKLFPQSRVNVEEERKDGNKEDYDSICNARLPRGLDPHSVPSAELAASLGYMVHLINLLVRCICVPALHNSGFAGSCSRIWQRDSYWDARPSSRCEYPLFIPGQQFCSTGGDTSWSEKSSSSFGVASMESERRPRLDSSGSNSFKYSSGFPHSVEMHKDLQKGISLLKRSVACITAYCYNSLSLEVPQEVSTFEAFARLLATLSSSKEVRAVLSLRTASSRSPKQGQQVGKSVWNVESAVSASTLIESAHGVPVTRTAYDNYLPSSAASFLYGDEFFDTGKSENLIEGWDIIEHPTFPPPPSQNEDVEHWTRAMFIDATKR, encoded by the exons ATGATGAAGGCCACGAGGAAATCGAGTTGCTGTGCTCTCTGCGAGAACCCCAACCTCGCTTCAATTTGCCCTATTTGCGTTAATTACAG ATTGAATGAGTACAGTTGTCATGTGAGATTGTTGAAGAGTAAGAGGGACGCTCTGTATTCGAAATTGACTCAAGTTCTCGTGGCCAAG GGCAAGGCTGATGATCAACACAGGTGGAGGGTCCTTCAGAATGAGAACTTGACGAGGTTGAGTGATAATCTTCGACTTTGTAAAGAACAAGTTTCAACAG GAAAGGCTAAGATGGAGAAGATATCTTATGATCTTAAAGTCAAATATGAGTTGCTTCAATCAGCAAAGAATACG TTGGAAAAGAATCGGGTGGATCAACTTGAAAAATATTACCCTAACCTTATCTGCACACAGAAATTGGGACAT ATGGCTATTACATCTGAGCGCCTTCATAAGCAAGCCGTCATCATAAAACAGATATGCAAGTTGTTTCCTCAAAGCCGG GTGAATGTAGAAGAGGAGAGAAAAGATGGaaacaaagaagattatgatTCTATTTGCAATGCACGTTTGCCAAGAGGCTTAGATCCTCATTCAGTTCCATCTGCAGAGCTTGCTGCTTCTTTGGG ATACATGGTGCATCTTATAAATCTTCTCGTTCGCTGCATTTGTGTCCCCGCGCTTCATAACTCAGGATTTGCG GGTTCATGTTCTCGAATATGGCAGCGGGACTCATATTGGGACGCTCGTCCATCATCCAGATG TGAATATCCTCTTTTTATTCCGGGCCAACAATTTTGCTCCACTGGTGGTGACACTTCATGGTCTGAGAAAAGCTCTAGTAGTTTTGGTGTAGCTTCAATGGAGTCAGAGAGGAGACCTCGTTTAGATTCCTCTGGCAGTAATAGTTTCAAATATTCATCTGGTTTTCCTCATTCAGTTGAAATGCATAAGGATTTACAGAAAGGCATATCACTTCTCAAGAGAAGTGTGGCATGCATAACTGCATACTGTTATAATTCATTGTCGTTAGAAGTTCCCCAGGAAGTCTCTACTTTTGAGGCATTTGCAAGGTTGCTGGCTACACTCTCTTCTTCCAAGGAGGTTCGAGCTGTTTTATCTTTGAGAACAGCATCATCAAG ATCACCCAAGCAAGGCCAACAAGTGGGCAAGTCCGTGTGGAATGTGGAGTCAGCTGTTTCGGCAAGCACGTTAATAGAAAGTGCCCATGGGGTGCCTGTAACA AGAACTGCATATGATAATTATCTTCCAAGCTCTGCTGCCAGTTTTCTTTATGGTGATGAGTTTTTTGATACGGGAAAGAGCGAAAACTTAATTGAAGGATGGGATATCATTGAACACCCGACTTTTCCTCCTCCTCCATCACAAAATGAAGATGTGGAACACTGGACTCGAGCTATGTTTATTGATGCAACAAAGAGATGA
- the LOC142551419 gene encoding uncharacterized protein LOC142551419 isoform X2: MEKISYDLKVKYELLQSAKNTLEKNRVDQLEKYYPNLICTQKLGHMAITSERLHKQAVIIKQICKLFPQSRVNVEEERKDGNKEDYDSICNARLPRGLDPHSVPSAELAASLGYMVHLINLLVRCICVPALHNSGFAGSCSRIWQRDSYWDARPSSRCEYPLFIPGQQFCSTGGDTSWSEKSSSSFGVASMESERRPRLDSSGSNSFKYSSGFPHSVEMHKDLQKGISLLKRSVACITAYCYNSLSLEVPQEVSTFEAFARLLATLSSSKEVRAVLSLRTASSRSPKQGQQVGKSVWNVESAVSASTLIESAHGVPVTRTAYDNYLPSSAASFLYGDEFFDTGKSENLIEGWDIIEHPTFPPPPSQNEDVEHWTRAMFIDATKR, translated from the exons ATGGAGAAGATATCTTATGATCTTAAAGTCAAATATGAGTTGCTTCAATCAGCAAAGAATACG TTGGAAAAGAATCGGGTGGATCAACTTGAAAAATATTACCCTAACCTTATCTGCACACAGAAATTGGGACAT ATGGCTATTACATCTGAGCGCCTTCATAAGCAAGCCGTCATCATAAAACAGATATGCAAGTTGTTTCCTCAAAGCCGG GTGAATGTAGAAGAGGAGAGAAAAGATGGaaacaaagaagattatgatTCTATTTGCAATGCACGTTTGCCAAGAGGCTTAGATCCTCATTCAGTTCCATCTGCAGAGCTTGCTGCTTCTTTGGG ATACATGGTGCATCTTATAAATCTTCTCGTTCGCTGCATTTGTGTCCCCGCGCTTCATAACTCAGGATTTGCG GGTTCATGTTCTCGAATATGGCAGCGGGACTCATATTGGGACGCTCGTCCATCATCCAGATG TGAATATCCTCTTTTTATTCCGGGCCAACAATTTTGCTCCACTGGTGGTGACACTTCATGGTCTGAGAAAAGCTCTAGTAGTTTTGGTGTAGCTTCAATGGAGTCAGAGAGGAGACCTCGTTTAGATTCCTCTGGCAGTAATAGTTTCAAATATTCATCTGGTTTTCCTCATTCAGTTGAAATGCATAAGGATTTACAGAAAGGCATATCACTTCTCAAGAGAAGTGTGGCATGCATAACTGCATACTGTTATAATTCATTGTCGTTAGAAGTTCCCCAGGAAGTCTCTACTTTTGAGGCATTTGCAAGGTTGCTGGCTACACTCTCTTCTTCCAAGGAGGTTCGAGCTGTTTTATCTTTGAGAACAGCATCATCAAG ATCACCCAAGCAAGGCCAACAAGTGGGCAAGTCCGTGTGGAATGTGGAGTCAGCTGTTTCGGCAAGCACGTTAATAGAAAGTGCCCATGGGGTGCCTGTAACA AGAACTGCATATGATAATTATCTTCCAAGCTCTGCTGCCAGTTTTCTTTATGGTGATGAGTTTTTTGATACGGGAAAGAGCGAAAACTTAATTGAAGGATGGGATATCATTGAACACCCGACTTTTCCTCCTCCTCCATCACAAAATGAAGATGTGGAACACTGGACTCGAGCTATGTTTATTGATGCAACAAAGAGATGA
- the LOC142551421 gene encoding LOW QUALITY PROTEIN: uncharacterized protein LOC142551421 (The sequence of the model RefSeq protein was modified relative to this genomic sequence to represent the inferred CDS: deleted 1 base in 1 codon), with protein MEKEGFETKKGILLDSCERDKSDGGAESSDIKESSIVNNQTALSLEGNKCEKEELKNVSSHDGEVLKLQSEVSEVDVPQVLKDGLEKESFSEVRELDAPTDKKMGEETVDAYDKNQAKLPGVGNSVDVREKSSDPESGKRSHELKEGVHSDTDSDSKILEQGFDEGEEEPVFDGTEVFEMEGERNTFSQSLNNDSEGQVSAWPEKAVALTNFVRQKSLIAVSTVLRRLSGKSDDGQVDPDEYNNWKRENSSKEDGSFLAESDAQKVSNKSAEKSVWNPLNLVRISRGASGEDKSLQVESIEDLTHPIAMKGRIILYTRLRCLGCKETRRYLHGKRLRYVEINIDVYPNRKQELEKISGSSAVPKVFFNEVLIGGLMELKILEESGKLDEKVEYVITEPPPYEAPLPPLSGEDDLSSSGAIDELALIVRKMKGSISIKDRFYKMRRFTNCFIGSESVDFLSQDQYLEREDAVEFGRKLGNKLFFRHVTDENTFEDGNHLYRFLDDDPLVSQCQNITRGIAEAKPKAITEISSRLRFLSCAILEAYASEDGNHLDYRSIHGSEEFARYLRITEELQRVELSDMTREEKLSFFINLYNMTAIHAILVSGHPSGALERRKFFGDFKYVIGGSTYSLSGIYNGILRGNQRPPYNLIKQFRMNDKRLKVALPYPEPLVHFALVSGTRSGPALRCYSPGNIDQELIESARNFLRTGGLYIDLTANVAYVSKILKWYGVDFGKNEMEVLKHAANYLDATESQALLDLLSKSQLKVIYQPFDWGLNH; from the exons ATGGAGAAAGAAGGCTTTGAAACAAAAAAGGGGATTCTTTTGGATTCTTGTGAGCGTGACAAATCGGATGGTGGGGCAGAAAGTAGTGATATAAAGGAATCCTCAATTGTGAATAATCAAACTGCTCTGTCACTGGAGGGCAATAAATGTGAAAAGGAGGAACTGAAAAATGTAAGTAGCCATGATGGAGAAGTTTTGAAATTGCAATCAGAGGTTAGTGAAGTGGATGTGCCTCAGGTGCTCAAAGATGGTCTGGAAAAAGAAAGTTTCTCTGAGGTTAGAGAACTGGATGCTCCAACTGATAAAAAAATGGGGGAAGAGACAGTTGATGCTTATGACAAAAATCAAGCGAAATTACCAGGTGTAGGTAATTCAGTGGACGTCAGGGAAAAAAGTAGTGACCCAGAGAGTGGAAAGAGATCACATGAATTGAAGGAGGGAGTGCATAGTGATACAGATTCAGATTCGAAGATACTTGAGCAAGGTTTTGATGAGGGAGAAGAGGAACCCGTATTTGATGGGACCGAGGTATTCGAAATGGAGGGTGAAAGGAATACGTTTTCACAGTCCTTGAACAATGACTCCGAGGGACAGGTTTCTGCTTGGCCTGAAAAAGCTGTGGCACTTACAAACTTTGTCAGGCAAAAGAGTTTAATTGCTGTGTCAACTGTTCTGCGTCGTCTATCTGGGAAAAGTGATGATGGTCAAGTTGATCCTGATGAATATAATAACTGGAAAAGAGAAAATTCTAGCAAGGAAGACGGAAGTTTTTTGGCAGAAAGTGATGCCCAAAAAGTTTCCAATAAATCTGCTGAGAAATCTGTCTGGAATCCTCTTAACCTTGTCCGAATTTCACGGGGTGCTAGCGGAGAAGACAAATCTTTGCAAGTGGAATCCATAGAAGATTTAACACATCCGATTGCAATGAAAGGACGAATCATCTTGTATACAAGGTTACGGTGCCTGGGCTGCAAAGAGACAAGAAGGTATCTGCATGGAAAAAGACTTAGATATGTTGAAATTAATATTGATGTCTACCCCAACAGAAAGCAAGAGCTAGAGAAGATTTCTGGATCTTCTGCGGTTCCCAAAGTGTTCTTCAATGAAGTTCTCATCGGAGGCTTGATGGAGCTGAAAATTTTAGAGGAGTCTGGGAAACTTGATGAGAAGGTTGAATATGTTATCACTGAACCACCACCATATGAAGCGCCTCTGCCACCACTATCTGGTGAAGATGACTTGTCAAGTAGTGGAGCTATTGACGAGCTAGCTCTAATTGTTCGGAAAATGAAAGGATCAATTTCTATTAAGGATCGGTTTTACAAAATGCGCAGGTTCACTAATTGTTTTATAGGTTCAGAATCTGTAGATTTCTTGTCACAAGATCAATACTTGGAGAGGGAAGAT GCTGTTGAATTTGGTCGAAAGCTGGGAAACAAACTCTTCTTTCGACATGTTACCGA TGAAAATACCTTTGAAGATGGAAATCACCTGTATCGGTTCTTGGATGACGACCCATTAGTCTCTCAATGTCAAAATATAACAAGAGGCATC GCTGAAGCGAAGCCAAAAGCCATCACGGAAATTTCATCAAGGCTCAGATTTTTGTCTTGTGCAATATTGGAAGCATATGCTTCGGAAGATGGAAATCATCTTGATTACCGAAGCATCCATGGGAGCGAAGAGTTTGCTAg GTATTTGAGAATAACTGAAGAGCTTCAACGAGTCGAGTTGTCTGATATGACCAGAGAGGAGAAGCTGTCCTTTTTTATTAACCTATACAATATGACGGCCATTCATGCAATACTGGTGTCTGGTCATCCTTCCGGAGCTCTGGAGAGACGAAAATTTTTTGGAGACTTTAAATATGTCATTGGTGGATCAACATATTCGCTTTCAGGCATTTACAATGGCATTTTGCGGGGTAATCAGAGGCCGCCATACAATCTCATTAAACAATTCAGAATGAACGATAAGCGCTTAAAG GTAGCTCTTCCTTATCCAGAGCCTCTTGTTCACTTTGCACTTGTTAGTGGAACACGATCTGGACCAGCCCTTCGATGCTACTCACCTGGAAATATCGACCAAGAATTGATTGAGTCTGCCCGCAATTTCCTCCGTACTGGGGGGCTATACATCGATTTGACTGCAAACGTTGCATATGTCAGCAAAATACTGAAATG GTATGGTGTAGATTTTGGGAAGAATGAAATGGAGGTGTTGAAGCACGCTGCCAACTATCTTGATGCTACTGAGTCTCAGGCACTGCTGGATTTGCTCTCAAAATCTCAGCTTAAAGTTATATACCAGCCTTTCGATTGGGGATTAAACCACTAG